A genome region from Camelina sativa cultivar DH55 chromosome 10, Cs, whole genome shotgun sequence includes the following:
- the LOC104719522 gene encoding proline-rich receptor-like protein kinase PERK8 isoform X1 yields the protein MSLIPPLPILSPPPSNSSTTAPPPLPSQPTTPSAPPPVTITPPPSPPQSPPPVVSSSPPPPVVSSPPPSSSPPPSPTIVTSPPPTVASSPPPPVVVASPPPSTPTTTPPAPPQTVSPPPPPDDSPSPPAPTTTTTPPPKPSPSPPGETPSPPKPSPSTPSTTTSPPPPPATSTSPPASNPTDPSTLAPPPTPLPVVPREKPIAKPTGPASNNGNDTLHTDSSPSGGVGTGGIAAIGVIVGLVFLSLFVLGVWFTRKRKRKDPGTFVGYTMPPSAYSSPQGSDVVLFNSHSSAPPKMRSHSGNDYMYASSDSGMVSNQRSWFSYDELSQVTSGFSEKNLLGEGGFGCVYKGVLADGREVAVKQLKIGGSQGEREFKAEVEIISRVHHRHLVTLVGYCISEQHRLLVYDYVPNNTLHYHLHAPGRPVMTWETRVRVAAGAARGIAYLHEDCHPRIIHRDIKSSNILLDNSFEALVADFGLAKIAQELDLNTHVSTRVMGTFGYMAPEYATSGKLSEKADVYSYGVILLELITGRKPVDTSQPLGDESLVEWARPLLSQAIEKEEFDELVDLRLGNNFIPGEMFRMVEAAAACVRHSAAKRPKMSQVVRALDTLEEATDITNGMRPGQSQVYDSRQQSAQIRMFQRMAFGSQDYSSDFFDRSESHSSWGSRDQSRFVP from the exons ATGAGTTTGATTCCTCCTTTACCGATTTTATCACCACCGCCGTCAAATTCTTCAACAACCGCACCTCCTCCGTTACCATCTCAACCCACCACTCCTTCTGCTCCACCTCCAGTTACAATCACACCACCTCCTTCTCCGCCGCAATCACCTCCACCGGTAGTATCATCATCGCCACCACCACCGGTTGTTTCATCACCTccgccttcttcttctccaccaccGTCACCTACTATCGTTACTTCGCCTCCTCCAACCGTTGCTTCTTCCCCTCCACCTCCTGTAGTGGTTGCTTCACCTCCTCCATCAACTCCAACGACAACACCACCAGCTCCTCCGCAAACTGTCtcacctcctccacctcctgATGATTCTCCCTCACCTCCggcaccaacaacaacaacaactcctcCGCCTAAACCTTCTCCTTCACCACCGGGAGAAACACCTTCACCGCCTAAACCTTCTCCGTCAACTCCATCTACAACcacatctcctcctcctcctccagctACCTCTACTTCTCCTCCGGCTTCAAATCCAACTGATCCTTCTACTTTAGCTCCTCCTCCAACTCCATTACCTGTTGTTCCCAGAGAGAAACCAATTGCTAAACCAACTGGACCAGCATCAAACAATGGAAACGACACTTTGCACACTGATTCTTCGCCTAGCGGTGGAGTTGGTACTGGTGGTATTGCAGCTATTGGAGTGATTGTGGGATTGGTTTTCCTTAGTCTTTTTGTGTTGGGTGTGTGGTTTACTCGTAAACGTAAGCGAAAGGACCCTGGCACCTTTGTTGGATATACTATGCCTCCTTCCGCTTATTCATCTCCTCAAGGCTCAG ATGTAGTGCTATTCAACTCGCATTCTTCAGCTCCACCTAAAATGAGAAGCCATTCTGGTAACGATTACATGTATGCGTCGTCTGATTCAGGGATGGTTAGCAACCAAAGATCATGGTTTTCATATGATGAATTATCTCAAGTCACAAGTGGGTTCTCTGAGAAGAATCTTCTCGGTGAAGGAGGGTTTGGCTGTGTATACAAAGGCGTTCTTGCAGATGGTAGGGAAGTGGCAGTTAAACAGTTGAAGATTGGTGGAAGtcaaggagagagagagttcaaaGCAGAAGTTGAAATCATTTCTCGGGTTCATCACCGCCATTTG GTTACACTAGTTGGTTATTGCATCTCCGAGCAACATAGGTTGCTTGTATATGATTATGTACCTAACAACACTCTCCATTATCATCTCCATG CTCCAGGAAGACCAGTTATGACTTGGGAAACTAGGGTAAGGGTCGCTGCTGGCGCAGCTCGTGGAATCGCATACTTACATGAAGACT GTCATCCCCGCATTATTCACCGTGACATTAAATCATCCAACATACTTTTAGATAACAGCTTTGAAGCCTTG GTTGCGGATTTTGGTCTTGCTAAAATAGCACAAGAACTGGATTTAAACACACACGTCTCTACACGTGTAATGGGAACCTTTGG GTACATGGCTCCTGAATATGCAACAAGTGGAAAGCTGTCTGAAAAAGCGGATGTGTACTCGTATGGGGTAATACTGTTGGAGCTTATAACTGGCCGCAAACCTGTAGATACGTCTCAGCCACTTGGTGATGAGAGCCTTGTTGAGTGG GCAAGGCCCTTGCTTAGTCAAGCAATCGAAAAGGAAGAATTTGACGAACTAGTCGATCTGAGGCTAGGGAACAACTTCATCCCAGGAGAGATGTTCAGAATGGTAGAAGCTGCGGCTGCATGTGTCCGCCACTCAGCTGCAAAAAGACCAAAGATGAGCCAAGTGGTGAGAGCTTTAGACACACTTGAAGAAGCAACGGACATAACGAACGGAATGAGACCAGGACAGAGCCAAGTGTATGACTCGAGACAACAATCTGCTCAGATAAGGATGTTTCAGAGAATGGCTTTTGGTAGTCAAGATTATAGTTCTGACTTCTTTGATCGGTCAGAGTCACATAGTAGCTGGGGAAGTCGTGACCAGTCCAGATTTGTCCCTTAG
- the LOC104719522 gene encoding proline-rich receptor-like protein kinase PERK8 isoform X2: MSLIPPLPILSPPPSNSSTTAPPPLPSQPTTPSAPPPVTITPPPSPPQSPPPVVSSSPPPPVVSSPPPSSSPPPSPTIVTSPPPTVASSPPPPVVVASPPPSTPTTTPPAPPQTVSPPPPPDDSPSPPAPTTTTTPPPKPSPSPPGETPSPPKPSPSTPSTTTSPPPPPATSTSPPASNPTDPSTLAPPPTPLPVVPREKPIAKPTGPASNNGNDTLHTDSSPSGGVGTGGIAAIGVIVGLVFLSLFVLGVWFTRKRKRKDPGTFVGYTMPPSAYSSPQGSDVVLFNSHSSAPPKMRSHSGNDYMYASSDSGMVSNQRSWFSYDELSQVTSGFSEKNLLGEGGFGCVYKGVLADGREVAVKQLKIGGSQGEREFKAEVEIISRVHHRHLVTLVGYCISEQHRLLVYDYVPNNTLHYHLHAPGRPVMTWETRVRVAAGAARGIAYLHEDCHPRIIHRDIKSSNILLDNSFEALVADFGLAKIAQELDLNTHVSTRVMGTFGYMAPEYATSGKLSEKADVYSYGVILLELITGRKPVDTSQPLGDESLVEWARPLLSQAIEKEEFDELVDLRLGNNFIPGEMFRMVEAAAACVRHSAAKRPKMSQVVRALDTLEEATDITNGMRPGQSQVYDSRQQSAQIRMFQRMAFGSQDYSSDFFDRSESHSSWGSRDQSRFVP; encoded by the exons ATGAGTTTGATTCCTCCTTTACCGATTTTATCACCACCGCCGTCAAATTCTTCAACAACCGCACCTCCTCCGTTACCATCTCAACCCACCACTCCTTCTGCTCCACCTCCAGTTACAATCACACCACCTCCTTCTCCGCCGCAATCACCTCCACCGGTAGTATCATCATCGCCACCACCACCGGTTGTTTCATCACCTccgccttcttcttctccaccaccGTCACCTACTATCGTTACTTCGCCTCCTCCAACCGTTGCTTCTTCCCCTCCACCTCCTGTAGTGGTTGCTTCACCTCCTCCATCAACTCCAACGACAACACCACCAGCTCCTCCGCAAACTGTCtcacctcctccacctcctgATGATTCTCCCTCACCTCCggcaccaacaacaacaacaactcctcCGCCTAAACCTTCTCCTTCACCACCGGGAGAAACACCTTCACCGCCTAAACCTTCTCCGTCAACTCCATCTACAACcacatctcctcctcctcctccagctACCTCTACTTCTCCTCCGGCTTCAAATCCAACTGATCCTTCTACTTTAGCTCCTCCTCCAACTCCATTACCTGTTGTTCCCAGAGAGAAACCAATTGCTAAACCAACTGGACCAGCATCAAACAATGGAAACGACACTTTGCACACTGATTCTTCGCCTAGCGGTGGAGTTGGTACTGGTGGTATTGCAGCTATTGGAGTGATTGTGGGATTGGTTTTCCTTAGTCTTTTTGTGTTGGGTGTGTGGTTTACTCGTAAACGTAAGCGAAAGGACCCTGGCACCTTTGTTGGATATACTATGCCTCCTTCCGCTTATTCATCTCCTCAAGGCTCAG ATGTAGTGCTATTCAACTCGCATTCTTCAGCTCCACCTAAAATGAGAAGCCATTCTGGTAACGATTACATGTATGCGTCGTCTGATTCAGGGATGGTTAGCAACCAAAGATCATGGTTTTCATATGATGAATTATCTCAAGTCACAAGTGGGTTCTCTGAGAAGAATCTTCTCGGTGAAGGAGGGTTTGGCTGTGTATACAAAGGCGTTCTTGCAGATGGTAGGGAAGTGGCAGTTAAACAGTTGAAGATTGGTGGAAGtcaaggagagagagagttcaaaGCAGAAGTTGAAATCATTTCTCGGGTTCATCACCGCCATTTGGTTACACTAGTTGGTTATTGCATCTCCGAGCAACATAG GTTGCTTGTATATGATTATGTACCTAACAACACTCTCCATTATCATCTCCATG CTCCAGGAAGACCAGTTATGACTTGGGAAACTAGGGTAAGGGTCGCTGCTGGCGCAGCTCGTGGAATCGCATACTTACATGAAGACT GTCATCCCCGCATTATTCACCGTGACATTAAATCATCCAACATACTTTTAGATAACAGCTTTGAAGCCTTG GTTGCGGATTTTGGTCTTGCTAAAATAGCACAAGAACTGGATTTAAACACACACGTCTCTACACGTGTAATGGGAACCTTTGG GTACATGGCTCCTGAATATGCAACAAGTGGAAAGCTGTCTGAAAAAGCGGATGTGTACTCGTATGGGGTAATACTGTTGGAGCTTATAACTGGCCGCAAACCTGTAGATACGTCTCAGCCACTTGGTGATGAGAGCCTTGTTGAGTGG GCAAGGCCCTTGCTTAGTCAAGCAATCGAAAAGGAAGAATTTGACGAACTAGTCGATCTGAGGCTAGGGAACAACTTCATCCCAGGAGAGATGTTCAGAATGGTAGAAGCTGCGGCTGCATGTGTCCGCCACTCAGCTGCAAAAAGACCAAAGATGAGCCAAGTGGTGAGAGCTTTAGACACACTTGAAGAAGCAACGGACATAACGAACGGAATGAGACCAGGACAGAGCCAAGTGTATGACTCGAGACAACAATCTGCTCAGATAAGGATGTTTCAGAGAATGGCTTTTGGTAGTCAAGATTATAGTTCTGACTTCTTTGATCGGTCAGAGTCACATAGTAGCTGGGGAAGTCGTGACCAGTCCAGATTTGTCCCTTAG